In Gigantopelta aegis isolate Gae_Host chromosome 14, Gae_host_genome, whole genome shotgun sequence, the following proteins share a genomic window:
- the LOC121388159 gene encoding huntingtin-interacting protein K-like — protein MATENKENAVNSVETETEENEDVQELKGKKVAKHDSGAADLEKVTDYVEETEISAQSIGDAMRVVNVRKAQEVSEKQAKEKELSKVKISKEDVDIIVREMEIPRLHAERCLREYKGNVVEALVALTN, from the coding sequence ATGGCGACCGAAAATAAGGAAAATGCTGTTAATTCAGTAGAAACTGAAACGGAAGAAAACGAAGACGTACAAGAACTGAAAGGAAAGAAAGTGGCCAAACATGATTCTGGTGCGGCGGATCTAGAAAAAGTGACAGACTATGTCGAAGAAACCGAAATATCCGCCCAAAGTATTGGCGACGCAATGAGAGTGGTGAATGTTCGGAAAGCGCAAGAGGTTTCAGAAAAGCAAGCGAAAGAAAAAGAACTGTCTAAGGTGAAAATTAGCAAAGAAGATGTAGACATTATTGTGCGTGAAATGGAGATCCCAAGATTGCACGCTGAAAGATGTCTACGAGAATACAAAGGGAATGTTGTGGAAGCCTTAGTGGCATTGACAAACTGA